A part of bacterium genomic DNA contains:
- a CDS encoding Glu/Leu/Phe/Val dehydrogenase, with translation MAKEAVTISRDDPWQVALEQFGMAADLLSLKRGIREFLSHPKRELTVNFPVQLEDGSVRVFTGYRIHHSTVLGPTKGGIRYHPDVTLNEIRALAMLMTWKCAVVGLPYGGAKGGVVCNPKEFSQEELEHLTRRYATEISMFISPESDIPAPDVGTTPQVMAWIMDTYSMHRGYSVPAVVTGKPISIGGSQGRIEATGRGVMIVAREAARHLGMPFQGARIAVQGFGNVGSIAASLLHEQGCRIIAVTDSRGGVYNEKGLDPTDVIRHKEQTGTVGGYRKGDAITNEDVLELPCEILVPSALEGQITRKNASRVKARIIVEGANGPTTPEADQILRDRKALVIPDILANAGGVTVSYFEWVQDLQSFFWTEEEINERLERIMVRSFREVLAVSQERKVELRTAALVRAVGRVADALMTRGIYP, from the coding sequence ATGGCGAAGGAAGCGGTGACCATATCTCGTGACGATCCCTGGCAGGTGGCGCTCGAGCAGTTCGGCATGGCGGCCGATCTCCTGTCCCTCAAACGAGGGATCCGGGAGTTCCTCAGCCACCCCAAGCGGGAGCTGACGGTCAACTTTCCCGTCCAGCTCGAGGACGGATCGGTGCGCGTGTTCACCGGATACCGCATCCACCACAGTACGGTGCTCGGCCCGACGAAGGGGGGAATCCGCTATCATCCTGACGTCACACTCAACGAGATCCGCGCGCTCGCGATGCTGATGACCTGGAAGTGCGCGGTGGTCGGACTACCGTACGGCGGCGCCAAGGGCGGGGTGGTCTGCAACCCCAAAGAGTTCTCGCAGGAAGAACTGGAGCACCTGACCCGCCGGTACGCGACCGAGATCTCCATGTTCATCAGCCCCGAGAGCGACATCCCCGCGCCGGATGTCGGGACCACGCCGCAGGTGATGGCCTGGATCATGGACACATACAGCATGCACCGCGGGTACTCGGTGCCGGCGGTCGTGACGGGCAAGCCGATCTCCATCGGCGGCTCGCAGGGGCGGATCGAAGCGACGGGCCGCGGGGTCATGATCGTCGCCCGGGAGGCGGCCCGCCACCTGGGGATGCCGTTCCAAGGGGCCCGCATCGCCGTGCAGGGATTCGGCAACGTCGGCAGCATCGCGGCGTCGTTGCTGCACGAGCAGGGGTGCCGGATCATCGCCGTGACCGACAGCCGGGGCGGGGTGTACAACGAGAAGGGCCTCGATCCCACCGATGTCATTCGCCACAAGGAACAGACGGGGACGGTGGGCGGGTACCGCAAGGGCGACGCGATCACCAACGAGGACGTCCTCGAATTGCCGTGCGAGATCCTGGTGCCGAGCGCGCTCGAGGGGCAGATCACCCGGAAGAATGCCTCGCGGGTCAAGGCGCGCATCATCGTGGAGGGCGCCAACGGGCCGACGACGCCCGAGGCCGATCAGATCCTTCGCGACCGCAAGGCGCTCGTGATCCCCGACATTCTCGCGAACGCCGGCGGGGTGACGGTGTCCTACTTTGAGTGGGTGCAGGACCTGCAGTCGTTTTTCTGGACCGAAGAGGAGATCAACGAGCGCCTGGAACGGATCATGGTCCGCAGCTTCCGCGAGGTGCTCGCGGTGTCCCAAGAGCGTAAGGTGGAGCTGCGAACGGCCGCGCTCGTCCGCGCGGTCGGGCGTGTCGCCGACGCGTTGATGACGCGGGGCATTTACCCGTAG
- a CDS encoding S41 family peptidase, whose amino-acid sequence MNRRVLGTLGVVVLIAAVFAAGYGTALRRANNVPASFGLLRDLERLVETRFIDRQVNDTQLLYGAARGMLGAVDDPYTRFMDPQAFKEFQEAAFSGQFTGIGIIMDLKDGQVIVVSPIPGTPAARAGLLAGDRIVQIDGRPTHDMALQRAVSLIRGPRGTTVHLQVTRGSETRAVAITRDVIQAPSVSGEDVLDTAVRDRLRALKLAYLRIVTFDERTGDEFTRAVTTTLSQSPRGLIVDLRSNGGGLVDSAVRVANEFIPTGTIVSTVDRDGKRTREEANGTARLHLPVVVLVNEFTASASEIVAGALQDDHLATLVGVQTFGKGVVQTVFPLPGGSGAAITTFKYLTPSGRSIHKVGLTPDVTAGARLEGKSVEDIRRIQDQQLGRAIEVLRARLK is encoded by the coding sequence ATGAACCGGCGTGTGCTCGGTACTCTCGGGGTGGTCGTGTTGATCGCGGCCGTGTTTGCCGCCGGCTACGGGACCGCTCTCCGGCGGGCCAACAACGTCCCGGCCTCGTTTGGGTTGCTTCGCGACCTCGAGCGGCTCGTGGAGACGCGGTTCATCGACCGTCAGGTGAACGACACCCAACTCCTCTATGGCGCCGCCCGGGGGATGCTCGGCGCGGTCGATGATCCGTACACGCGGTTCATGGATCCCCAGGCGTTCAAAGAATTTCAAGAAGCGGCCTTCTCCGGGCAGTTCACCGGGATCGGCATCATCATGGACCTCAAAGACGGCCAGGTGATTGTGGTCTCCCCGATCCCCGGCACGCCGGCGGCCCGGGCCGGACTGCTGGCCGGGGATCGGATCGTGCAGATCGACGGGCGCCCCACGCACGATATGGCGCTGCAGCGCGCCGTTTCACTGATCCGCGGCCCCCGGGGCACGACCGTCCACCTGCAGGTCACCCGCGGGAGCGAGACCCGTGCGGTCGCGATCACCCGCGACGTGATCCAAGCCCCCAGCGTGTCCGGTGAGGATGTGCTGGACACGGCAGTCCGGGACCGGCTGCGGGCGCTCAAACTGGCGTATCTCCGAATCGTCACCTTCGATGAGCGCACCGGCGATGAGTTCACGCGCGCCGTGACGACGACCCTCAGTCAGTCTCCGCGGGGACTGATCGTCGATCTTCGCAGCAACGGAGGCGGTCTCGTCGATTCGGCGGTGCGGGTGGCCAACGAGTTCATCCCGACCGGGACGATCGTGTCCACCGTGGATCGTGACGGAAAGCGCACGCGCGAGGAGGCCAACGGGACCGCGCGCCTGCACCTGCCGGTGGTCGTGCTCGTGAATGAATTTACGGCCAGCGCCTCCGAGATCGTGGCCGGAGCCCTACAGGACGACCACCTGGCGACGCTGGTCGGGGTGCAGACGTTCGGGAAAGGCGTCGTGCAGACGGTATTTCCGCTCCCCGGAGGCTCGGGCGCGGCGATCACGACCTTCAAGTATCTGACTCCCTCCGGACGGTCGATCCACAAGGTCGGGCTCACGCCCGACGTGACGGCCGGCGCCCGGTTGGAAGGCAAGTCGGTCGAGGACATTCGACGGATTCAGGATCAGCAGCTGGGCCGGGCGATCGAGGTGCTCCGCGCCCGTCTCAAGTGA
- the ftsX gene encoding permease-like cell division protein FtsX produces MRPASAPRVDGRARPARGTPYFLREGVEGFRRNGLMSVAAVTITMVTLTALGAAFIVAGTLDLLAASVEHRLEVIVYLHEGLRPGDVGAVRTRLLRLPGVTEVAFVSKEDALASFQQRLGGKVDLKEFLSHNPLPASFAVTADRPERLEAIAEAAGRLPQVEHASYGGPTIDRLTAVTRLVRLAGLVASAGLALVAMIIIVNTIRLTVFARRMEIEVMRLVGATGWFIRWPFVIEGAITGAVAACAALILITGVYAWLAWTAGGSLPFLPLLSPLEVARDLAWKLMLWGVLIGIGGSLLAVRRFLAH; encoded by the coding sequence GTGCGCCCGGCATCGGCGCCTCGCGTCGACGGCCGGGCGCGTCCCGCGCGCGGGACGCCATACTTTCTCCGGGAGGGCGTGGAAGGGTTCAGGCGCAACGGGCTGATGAGCGTGGCGGCGGTGACGATCACGATGGTCACGCTCACGGCGCTCGGGGCCGCCTTCATCGTGGCCGGCACGCTGGACCTGCTGGCGGCGAGCGTGGAACACAGACTGGAAGTGATTGTCTATCTGCATGAGGGCCTCCGGCCCGGTGACGTCGGCGCGGTGCGGACCCGGCTGCTCCGGCTCCCGGGGGTGACGGAGGTCGCGTTCGTCTCGAAAGAGGATGCGCTCGCCTCGTTCCAGCAGCGGTTGGGAGGCAAGGTCGACCTCAAAGAGTTCCTGTCGCACAACCCGCTGCCGGCATCGTTCGCGGTCACGGCCGACCGCCCGGAGCGCTTGGAGGCGATTGCGGAGGCGGCCGGCCGGCTTCCCCAGGTCGAGCACGCGTCCTACGGCGGCCCGACGATCGATCGACTGACGGCGGTGACCCGGCTCGTCCGCCTTGCCGGCCTCGTCGCCAGCGCCGGATTGGCGCTCGTCGCCATGATTATCATCGTGAACACCATCCGGCTCACCGTCTTCGCCCGACGGATGGAAATCGAGGTGATGCGGCTGGTGGGCGCGACCGGATGGTTCATCCGCTGGCCGTTTGTCATCGAGGGGGCGATCACCGGCGCGGTGGCCGCCTGCGCGGCACTCATCCTGATCACCGGCGTGTATGCGTGGCTGGCGTGGACGGCGGGCGGATCGCTGCCGTTTCTGCCGCTGCTCTCCCCGCTGGAGGTTGCCCGCGACCTTGCCTGGAAGTTGATGCTGTGGGGCGTCCTCATCGGGATCGGCGGCAGCCTGCTGGCGGTCCGGCGGTTTCTCGCGCACTAG
- the ftsE gene encoding cell division ATP-binding protein FtsE encodes MVEFRQVSKVYPNGVCALRDVTLRIEPEEFVFIVGPTGTGKSTFTKMVYREELPSSGQVLVGGRNVTQMPARQVPFLRRRVGVVFQDFKLLPRKTAWENVAFALEVTGAPPSEIAPRVGEVLEVVGLAARAGAIPRELSAGEQQRVSIARALVHRPPLLVADEPTGNLDPDTSWEIVQLLSRINLRGTTVIVTTHDKTIVDILRKRVIALDRGAVIRDEARGLYAGGH; translated from the coding sequence ATGGTGGAGTTTCGACAGGTGAGCAAAGTCTACCCGAACGGCGTCTGCGCGCTCCGAGATGTGACCCTGCGGATCGAGCCCGAGGAGTTTGTGTTCATCGTGGGGCCCACGGGGACGGGGAAGTCCACGTTCACCAAGATGGTCTACCGGGAAGAGCTGCCGTCGTCGGGTCAGGTGCTCGTGGGGGGGCGGAATGTGACGCAGATGCCCGCTCGGCAGGTGCCGTTTCTCCGGCGCAGGGTCGGCGTGGTGTTTCAGGACTTCAAGCTGCTGCCGCGCAAGACGGCCTGGGAGAATGTCGCGTTCGCGCTGGAGGTGACCGGCGCCCCGCCGTCGGAGATCGCCCCACGCGTCGGAGAGGTCCTGGAGGTCGTGGGGCTCGCCGCGCGGGCGGGCGCGATCCCGAGGGAACTCTCCGCGGGCGAGCAGCAACGGGTGAGCATCGCGCGGGCGCTGGTGCATCGCCCGCCGCTGCTCGTCGCGGATGAACCGACCGGGAACCTCGATCCCGACACCTCGTGGGAAATCGTGCAGCTGCTCTCCCGGATCAATTTGCGCGGCACGACCGTGATCGTGACCACGCACGACAAGACCATCGTCGACATCTTGAGGAAACGGGTGATCGCGCTCGACCGCGGCGCGGTGATCCGGGACGAGGCCCGGGGGCTGTATGCCGGCGGCCACTAG
- the surE gene encoding 5'/3'-nucleotidase SurE has protein sequence MRVLLTNDDGLSSPGLLALARAMRSAADTFVVAPEHERSAASHAITLHKPLRVVRTTLGDTAVPAWSTNGTPADCVVLAVLDLLGTPPDVVVSGINAGANLGMDLIYSGTVSGAVEASLFGIPAIAISVASFTDIRWEGAAVFAAQLAGEVVRHGLPRDTFLNVNVPNLPAAQIRGVEITRQSSRRYVSRLEKRSDPRGRDYYWLTGSPNGGESDPGTDARAVTEGRISITPLRLDMTHEELYPMLRSWNLAVPSR, from the coding sequence ATGCGGGTGCTGCTCACGAACGACGACGGGTTGAGCTCCCCGGGTCTCTTGGCGCTCGCCCGAGCCATGCGGTCGGCCGCGGACACCTTCGTCGTCGCCCCGGAGCACGAGCGCAGCGCGGCGAGCCATGCGATCACCCTGCACAAGCCGCTGCGGGTGGTGCGCACGACCCTCGGCGATACCGCGGTGCCCGCCTGGTCGACGAACGGCACACCGGCGGATTGCGTGGTGCTGGCTGTGCTCGATCTGCTGGGGACTCCGCCCGACGTCGTGGTGTCGGGGATCAACGCCGGGGCAAATCTTGGGATGGATCTCATCTATTCGGGAACGGTCTCCGGGGCGGTCGAGGCGTCGCTCTTCGGGATCCCGGCGATCGCGATCTCCGTGGCGTCCTTCACGGACATCCGCTGGGAGGGCGCGGCCGTCTTCGCGGCCCAGCTCGCCGGCGAGGTCGTACGCCATGGGCTCCCGCGCGATACCTTCTTGAACGTCAACGTGCCGAACCTGCCTGCCGCACAGATCCGGGGGGTCGAGATCACCCGGCAGAGTTCTCGGCGGTACGTGAGCCGGCTGGAGAAACGGTCGGACCCCCGGGGCCGCGACTATTACTGGCTCACCGGATCGCCAAACGGCGGGGAGTCCGATCCCGGGACGGACGCGCGGGCGGTGACCGAGGGCCGGATCTCGATCACGCCGCTCCGGCTCGACATGACGCATGAAGAACTCTATCCGATGTTGCGATCATGGAATCTCGCGGTCCCGAGCCGGTAG
- a CDS encoding macro domain-containing protein, producing MGRARVRIVQGDITSLPCDAVVNAANDHLWMGGGVAGAIKRRGGEEIEQDAVRQGPIPIGEAVATAAGRLPARYVIHAVTMGQDLVTSERDIRAATRSALRLAERLGLQCVALPALGTGVGGFPLDRAAAAMLEETVAHLSRAGRPDEVLFALFDETAYREFTSALHRLAASGENA from the coding sequence GTGGGGCGCGCACGCGTCCGGATCGTGCAGGGCGATATCACATCTCTCCCCTGCGACGCGGTGGTGAACGCCGCCAACGATCATCTCTGGATGGGGGGCGGCGTTGCGGGGGCGATCAAGCGGCGCGGCGGCGAGGAGATCGAGCAGGACGCCGTGCGCCAGGGGCCCATTCCGATCGGGGAAGCGGTCGCGACCGCCGCCGGGCGGCTCCCTGCCCGATATGTGATCCATGCGGTCACGATGGGGCAGGATCTCGTGACCAGTGAACGGGATATCCGCGCGGCCACCCGGAGCGCTCTGCGGTTGGCGGAGCGTCTCGGGCTCCAATGCGTGGCGCTGCCTGCGCTCGGGACCGGCGTCGGAGGCTTTCCGCTCGACCGGGCGGCAGCCGCCATGCTCGAAGAAACCGTCGCGCACCTGTCCCGCGCGGGCCGGCCCGACGAGGTCCTGTTCGCGTTGTTCGACGAGACCGCGTACCGCGAGTTCACGAGCGCGCTGCATCGGTTGGCCGCCTCCGGCGAGAACGCCTGA
- a CDS encoding HEAT repeat domain-containing protein has translation MTTAPNTGSQADPQASNRELERLLQELKSADVTLRSDAAHALGKLADERAVAALGEALRDPDEYVRKSAVMALRRIGGTKAMEAMRAALADRSEQVCLQAVKGLGELRDAGAVEALIKVLARRERSLVAAATEALSRIGPEAVPLLMEAFKDRYLRRRIGPQIWRILTEMGPRVIDPLMAVLGDDNYYVRLTSLTILGRIGDKRVAEPILRVFLSDPRLQETVVGTIGRLEERGVLLLPAGDREVGLPVEVVQAFAQENREQVLAVLNTAMENPSVKVRRFSLKVLFALMGDATFEHLLRYLADDDPDVKRLAIRLLSKLRDKRVIEPLVGLLLKDGEQIEEAIWDALKVLTNLHEYEELRKRVAREKAGTRPVVKTYKKKDVSPDWWRDQD, from the coding sequence ATGACCACGGCGCCGAACACGGGATCTCAGGCAGATCCCCAGGCCTCCAACCGCGAGCTTGAGCGGCTTCTGCAGGAGCTCAAGAGCGCCGATGTCACTTTGCGCAGCGACGCGGCCCATGCGTTGGGGAAACTGGCGGATGAACGCGCGGTCGCCGCACTCGGCGAGGCCCTGCGCGATCCGGATGAGTATGTTCGGAAGAGCGCGGTCATGGCGCTACGCCGGATCGGCGGCACCAAAGCCATGGAAGCGATGCGGGCGGCGCTGGCCGATCGGTCCGAGCAGGTCTGCCTGCAGGCGGTCAAGGGGCTCGGAGAGCTCCGCGACGCCGGCGCGGTCGAAGCGCTGATCAAGGTGCTCGCCCGACGCGAGCGCTCGCTCGTCGCCGCGGCGACGGAAGCCTTGTCGCGGATCGGTCCCGAGGCCGTCCCCCTCCTCATGGAAGCGTTCAAGGATCGCTACCTGCGGCGGCGGATCGGCCCCCAGATTTGGCGGATCTTGACCGAGATGGGGCCGCGGGTCATCGATCCCCTCATGGCCGTGCTCGGCGACGACAACTATTACGTCCGCCTGACGTCGCTGACCATTCTGGGGCGGATCGGTGACAAGCGGGTTGCCGAACCCATCCTGCGCGTGTTCTTGAGCGATCCCCGCCTTCAAGAGACCGTCGTGGGCACGATCGGTCGTCTCGAGGAGCGCGGGGTGCTCCTGTTGCCGGCGGGCGATCGCGAGGTCGGTCTCCCGGTGGAGGTGGTGCAGGCGTTCGCTCAGGAGAACCGCGAGCAGGTGCTCGCGGTCCTCAATACGGCGATGGAGAACCCGAGCGTCAAGGTCCGGCGATTCTCCCTCAAGGTGCTGTTCGCGTTGATGGGGGATGCGACGTTTGAGCACCTGCTGCGCTACCTCGCCGACGATGATCCGGACGTCAAGCGGCTCGCGATCCGCCTCTTGAGCAAGCTGCGGGACAAGCGCGTGATCGAGCCGCTCGTGGGGCTCCTATTGAAGGATGGCGAACAGATCGAGGAAGCGATCTGGGACGCCCTCAAGGTCCTCACCAACCTGCACGAATATGAAGAGCTCCGGAAGCGGGTGGCCCGCGAGAAGGCCGGCACGCGGCCGGTGGTCAAGACCTACAAGAAAAAGGACGTGTCGCCCGACTGGTGGCGCGATCAAGACTGA
- the hpt gene encoding hypoxanthine phosphoribosyltransferase has product MTGTAQDIEEILLPRDRIAARVAELGQEITHDFAGRSPLLISVLKGAVYFLTDLSREIEIPLSLDFMAITSYGSARAQSGVVRLIKDLDIEITGRHVLLVEDVIDTGLTAGYLLRLLQARSPASLQICTLLDRPRRRILEALPIAYRGFEIPDRFVVGYGLDYQERYRHLPFIGVLKEVVFQDLPPQPESASGESTSRA; this is encoded by the coding sequence GTGACGGGGACCGCGCAGGACATCGAGGAGATCCTTCTCCCTCGAGACCGGATCGCGGCCCGGGTCGCCGAACTTGGGCAGGAGATTACGCACGACTTCGCCGGGCGCTCTCCGCTGCTGATCTCGGTGCTCAAGGGGGCGGTATACTTCCTCACCGATCTCAGCCGCGAGATCGAGATCCCGCTCTCGCTGGATTTCATGGCGATCACGAGTTACGGGAGCGCGCGCGCGCAGAGCGGCGTCGTGCGGCTCATCAAAGACCTCGACATCGAGATCACCGGCCGCCATGTGCTGTTGGTGGAGGACGTCATCGACACGGGCCTCACCGCCGGGTACCTGTTGCGCCTCCTGCAGGCGCGCTCCCCGGCCAGCCTGCAGATCTGCACGCTGCTCGACCGTCCACGACGGCGCATCCTCGAAGCGCTCCCGATCGCCTACCGAGGGTTCGAGATCCCGGACCGGTTCGTCGTGGGGTACGGCCTGGACTACCAGGAGCGCTATCGCCATCTCCCGTTCATCGGCGTCCTCAAGGAGGTCGTGTTCCAAGACCTTCCTCCTCAGCCGGAATCGGCGTCGGGGGAGTCGACCTCGCGGGCCTGA